Proteins encoded by one window of Octopus bimaculoides isolate UCB-OBI-ISO-001 chromosome 4, ASM119413v2, whole genome shotgun sequence:
- the LOC106871952 gene encoding 26S proteasome complex subunit SEM1, which produces MIGSACLKYETKVYTTPSQLFKAIRNVDISLVIMSTAPNKPDLGILEEDDEFEEFPAEDWNGAEEEKNDINVWEDNWDDDNIEDDFSKQLRAQLELQGKSLEIPEPMKT; this is translated from the exons ATGATTGGCTCAGCATGTCTAAAATACGAAACTAAAGTATATACAACTCCTTCACAGCTTTTCAAAGCCATACGAAACGTCGACATTTCACTTGTCATCATGTCCACTGCACCTAACAAACCTGATTTAGGGATACTAGAAGAGGATGATGAATTTGAGGAATTTCCAGCAGAAG ACTGGAATGGGgctgaagaggaaaaaaatgacaTAAATGTGTGGGAAGATAATTGGGATGATGATAATATAGAAGATGACTTTTCAAAACAGCTTCG ggCTCAACTAGAACTACAAGGAAAATCTCTAGAAATTCCAGAACCAATGAAAACttaa